One part of the Raphanus sativus cultivar WK10039 chromosome 7, ASM80110v3, whole genome shotgun sequence genome encodes these proteins:
- the LOC108814119 gene encoding sucrose synthase 6 encodes MASSSSPTTLPRSDSIADKMPDALKQSRYHMKRCFASFVRGGKKLMKRENLMTEIEKCIEDSHDRKKIMEGLFGYILTCTQEAAVVPPFVALAARPDPGFWEYVKVNAGDLTVDEITATDYLRLKESVFDESWAKDENALELDFGAIDFTTPRLNLSSSIGNGADYISKFISSKLGGNTDKLEPLLNYLLRLNHHGENLMINEDINTVAKLQKSLMLAVNVVSTYPKHTPYETFAPRLKEMGFEKGWGNTSQRVKETMVMLSEVLEAPDSVKLDLLFSRLPTVFNVVIFSVHGYFGQQDVLGLPDTGGQVVYILDQVRALEEELLIRINQQGLGFKPQILVVTRLIPEARGTKCDQELEAIEGTKHSHILRVPFVTDKGTLRQWVSRFDIYPYLERFTQDATSKILQRFECKPDLIIGNYTDGNLVASLMATKLGVTQGTIAHALEKTKYEDSDAKWKELDPKYHFSCQFTADLIAMNVTDFIITSTYQEIAGSKERPGQYESHTAFTMPGLCRVVSGIDVFDPKFNIAAPGADQSVYFPYTEKQKRLTKFHPSIQELLYNEKDNQEHMGYLAEREKPIIFSMARLDTVKNITGLVEWYGKDKRLREMANLVVVAGFFDMSKSNDREEKAEIKKMHDLIEKYKLKGKFRWIAAQTDRYRNSELYRCIADTKGVFVQPALYEAFGLTVIEAMNCGLPTFATNQGGPAEIIVDGVSGFHIDPNNGDESVARIGDFFSKCSTDGLYWDSISKAGLKRIYECYTWKIYAEKLLKMGSIYGFWRQVNEDQKKAKQRYIDMLYNLQYKPLTKKVTIPEDKTLPLRLASLRNLLPKKPASLGGGSKQKEVTEAKAKSKDGQEQNEVKEGLLAAEASERMKKVLETSEETQTQRLEKMKIAYRQQQNQGASPVKNLFWSVLVCLYICYILKQRFFGTYLVQDD; translated from the exons atggcttcttcttcatctcccaCAACACTTCCACGATCGGATTCAATCGCTGACAAAATGCCTGATGCATTGAAACAAAGCCGGTACCATATGAAGAGATGTTTTGCCAG CTTTGTTAGAGGAGGAAAGAAGCTAATGAAGCGTGAGAATCTAATGACTGAGATAGAAAAATGTATAGAAGATAGCCATGACCGCAAGAAGATTATGGAGGGACTGTTTGGTTACATTCTCACATGTACTCAG GAAGCAGCAGTGGTTCCACCCTTTGTTGCTTTAGCCGCAAGGCCAGATCCTGGTTTCTGGGAATACGTTAAGGTCAATGCTGGAGACCTAACAGTGGATGAAATCACAGCCACGGATTACTTGAGGCTCAAGGAATCTGTTTTTGACGAGTCATG GGCTAAGGATGAAAATGCATTGGAGTTAGACTTTGGAGCGATTGATTTCACAACACCTAGGCTTAATCTTTCTTCTTCCATTGGAAATGGAGCTGATTACATCTCTAAGTTTATATCTTCTAAGCTTGGAGGCAACACTGATAAACTAGAACCTTTGTTGAACTACTTGCTTCGCCTTAACCATCATGGAGAG AATCTCATGATCAATGAAGATATCAACACAGTTGCAAAGCTCCAGAAATCTCTGATGCTTGCTGTAAATGTAGTCTCCACTTACCCCAAACATACTCCTTATGAAACTTTTGCTCCAAG GTTGAAAGAAATGGGATTTGAGAAAGGTTGGGGAAACACATCACAGAGAGTGAAAGAAACAATGGTTATGCTCTCAGAAGTTCTAGAGGCACCAGACAGTGTGAAGCTTGATTTGCTCTTTAGTAGACTTCCCACAGTGTTCAACGTTGTGATATTCTCTGTCCATGGCTATTTTGGTCAGCAAGATGTCCTTGGATTACCAGATACCGGAGGCCAG GTTGTTTACATTCTTGATCAAGTAAGAGCATTAGAAGAAGAGCTGCTGATTCGAATTAACCAACAAGGTCTCGGATTCAAGCCTCAGATTCTTGTGGTGACACGGTTAATACCAGAAGCAAGAGGCACAAAGTGTGATCAAGAACTAGAAGCCATTGAAGGGACCAAGCATTCTCATATTCTCAGGGTTCCTTTTGTTACAGATAAAGGAACCCTACGTCAATGGGTTTCCCGGTTCGATATCTACCCTTACCTGGAGAGGTTTACTCAG GATGCAACTAGCAAGATTCTCCAACGCTTTGAGTGCAAGCCTGACCTCATCATAGGAAACTACACAGATGGGAACTTGGTTGCATCTCTAATGGCCACCAAACTCGGTGTCACTCAAGGAACCATTGCTCATGCGTTGGAGAAGACAAAGTATGAAGATTCAGATGCAAAGTGGAAAGAACTAGACCCTAAATACCATTTCTCTTGCCAATTCACAGCTGATTTAATAGCAATGAATGTCACTGACTTCATCATTACCAGCACATATCAAGAAATAGCAGGAAG CAAGGAAAGGCCAGGACAGTATGAGAGTCACACTGCCTTCACAATGCCTGGTCTATGTAGAGTTGTCTCTGGCATTGATGTGTTTGATCCAAAGTTTAACATTGCTGCTCCTGGCGCAGATCAATCTGTATACTTCCCTTACACAGAGAAGCAAAAAAGATTGACCAAGTTTCATCCTTCTATACAAGAACTACTCTACAATGAGAAAGACAATCAAGAACACAT GGGATATCTTGCGGAAAGAGAGAAACCAATCATCTTCTCAATGGCGAGACTAGACACAGTGAAGAACATAACTGGTTTGGTTGAATGGTATGGCAAAGATAAGAGACTAAGAGAGATGGCTAACCTTGTAGTAGTTGCTGGATTCTTCGATATGTCGAAATCTAATGACAGAGAAGAGAAAGCTGAGATCAAGAAGATGCATGAtctcattgaaaagtataagcTAAAGGGGAAGTTTAGATGGATAGCTGCTCAAACTGATAGATACAGAAACAGTGAGCTTTACAGGTGCATTGCTGATACAAAAGGAGTCTTTGTTCAACCAGCTTTGTATGAAGCTTTTGGTTTAACGGTCATTGAAGCCATGAACTGTGGACTACCAACATTCGCCACTAATCAAGGTGGACCGGCTGAGATAATCGTTGATGGTGTCTCTGGTTTCCACATTGATCCCAACAATGGTGATGAATCTGTTGCTAGGATTGGAGACTTCTTCAGCAAGTGTAGTACAGATGGTTTGTATTGGGATAGTATCTCTAAGGCTGGTCTCAAACGTATCTACGAGTG TTACACATGGAAGATCTATGCAGAGAAGTTATTGAAAATGGGAAGCATCTATGGGTTCTGGAGACAAGTGAATGAAGATCAGAAGAAAGCTAAGCAGAGATACATTGACATGCTATACAATCTCCAGTACAAACCATTg ACCAAGAAAGTAACTATCCCTGAAGATAAAACTTTGCCTCTGAGATTGGCTTCACTACGTAACCTCCTTCCCAAGAAACCAGCATCTCTTGGAGGTGGAAGTAAGCAGAAGGAAGTCACAGAAGCGAAAGCAAAGAGTAAAGATGGTCAAGAACAAAATGAGGTGAAAGAGGGGTTGCTTGCTGCTGAAGCATCAGAGAGGATGAAGAAAGTTTTAGAGACTTCTGAAGAGACACAGACACAGAGGCTAGAAAAGATGAAGATTGCATACAGACAACAACAGAACCAAGGAGCTTCGCCGGTTAAAAACTTGTTTTGGTCAGTATTGGTTTGTCTCTACATCTGTTACATTTTGAAGCAGAGGTTCTTTGGAACTTACTTGGTTCAGGATGATTAA